The sequence tgtgatacaagctatgtgcatggagtcatacatgctttattcgagaaaacgttgcattcacaaaatcatcaccatgtatcttattttgactgcattatcaacggatgtagtattgtaaactattatttacggtgattgtctatatgtggaaatcatcaaacgtcaaaaaccttggaatttgatattcaattatggtgtgccttttcaaaagaatgcaatgtttacaaaatgtatcatgtagaggtctgtacctcactttgaaatcgatgaatgatgtatttgtccaaatggatttggacgggtcatcacatattaaaaactagtgaaatgacccgtagaatCACGGGTTTGTTAGACTATATTTACCTAGCCCTTATGTTATGTCCAGTGGGCTCAGCCCATCATTAGTATATAGGGTTTATGCTTATATATGTGTTTGATGTACTGGGACTAGTCATACGAGAATAATACACAAAGTTATCCAACATGGTCGATCTCACTGGTCGATCTTCTTCTCTATCCCAATATTCAATCTTCATCATGGCCAACAAATATGGTAAGATCTACACCGTAACATCCATCTCACACCTTATTCCGGTTAGACTATATCTTACAAAATTAAACTATGCTCATTGGAAAACCCTTTTTACAACACACTGTTCAGGGTTCGATGTCCTTATGTTCATCCTTGGTACCTCTACTGTCGAAGAAAAAGAAACTCCAGAATGGATTAAAGCTGATGCAGTTGTTCTCACCTGGATATTCAACACCATATCCGAATCGTTGCTTGAACGAGTCCTTAATTCTGAACCATCTTCATCAAATGCAGCCTGGACTTTTCTTGAGAAGCTTTTCAAGGAAAACAAACTCTCAAAAACGATGGAACTAAATGCAGAACTATGAAATCTTGCTATCGGTGATCAAAGTATGGAAGAATACCTTCGGAAAATAGACAAGATCACAGCTCAACTTCAAAATCTTGGAACCACTATTGAAGATAATGATCTAGTTATGTATGCTATCAACGGGTTAAATAATAAATACCCGCACGTTGCTCACATCATCCTCCATCGACAACCTTTTCTGGATTTTGATACGGCTCGATTGATGCTCATCATGGAGGAGATGACCTTAAACCGCATACAACGATTGGTGATAGATGCACCTCTCAATCCCTCAAATCCATCGGCACTTGTTGTTCAGGGATCGCTATCACCATCGAATCCTAAAACCGAAGTGTGTCGTAATTTTTTAAAGGGGTTCTGTAGATTTGATACCCGCTGTCGTTGCCTGCACCATGGCACACCTCATCGTTCATCTTCTGGACAAAACTCACAACACAATACTAGGCTCAACAGCTTAAATCAAGCCTAACTTTTGCAGATCATTGCTGCCCAGCAACATCAACTAGCCCAATCGAATAGTCTGCATCGGGCTCACTCACAGGCTGCAACTAATCTTTACAGGCCAAGCCCAATTCAGCAACCAAGTGTCCAATCTGGACTATTGCCGACTCCTCCAGGTTTTTCCAGGCCTGATTCTACCACTATTGGGCCTCCACAGCTTGCTTCTACTCCCGGACCCCAGGCCTATTACGTTGGCCAACCCACTGCTCATGGTCAGCCCAATGCTTTTGGGTCCAGTCCTCTCGGTAATACAAATGCAGCTCATCACAATTCTTTTGGGTCTTTTACTGTTGATCCTTGTACTCAGACTCAGGAGACTGTATTCCCCAATGCGTTTAGTGCCATGACTCTTCAGGATTACGGGGCCGCTGGATGGCACATGGATACTGGTGTGTCCTCTCATCTTACCTCCtatgttaataatcttagtacTGTATTTAATCATTGCAAATATCCATCAGTTGCAGTAGGTAACGGGAACACCATTCCCATCACCAATACTGGTCATAGCTTGTTATCCAATGTTCACCGACCCCTTCACCTTAACAATGTACTTGAAACCCCAAATATTGTTAAAAACCTCATATTTGTTTGTCATTTTACTGGTGATAATATTGTTTCTATTGAATTTGATCCgtttggtttttctgtgaaggatTATTTGATGCGTCACATTCTCCTGCGATGTGATAGCACAGGGGATCTCTACACACTCACAATGCCTACAACTTCTTCTCAGCAAGCCCTTCTCACTAGCCCCGTCACATGGCACCAGCGTCTAGGACATCCCGGACATGATGCTTTTCGAAGACTAgtttcaaataaatatattatttgtaataaaacGTCGTCCCCTGTATTTTGTCATGCTTGTCAGCTTGGCAAACACATGCGACTTCCTTTTTCTGTTTCTAGTTCCAATGCTACTGCTTGTTTTGATATTATTCATTCAGATTTATGGACTTCACCTGTTACTAGTCTTAGTGGTTTAAAGTATTACATTATATTTCTTGATCATTATTCGCATTATGTATGGGTTTTTCCGTTACGCAACAAATCTGATGCTCTTAATACATTTATACATTATCGTGCTTTCGTTCGCACTCAATTTAAACAAGAAATAAAAGCTTTTAAATGTGATAATAGGGGTGAATTTGACAACACCGCCTTCCATCAACTTCTTCAGACAAACGGCATTCAATTTCGCTTTTCTTGTCCTCACACCTCTCAACAAAATGGCAAATCTGAACGCATGCTTCGCACCATCAATAACCAAATCCGCACGCTTCTTTTTCAAGCTCACCCTCCACCTACTTACTGGGTAAAACCTCTTTATATAGCTGCATATCTCCTAAATATCCTTCCTTCTTCCGCCATCAATCGCGAAATACCACACTTCCGCCTCTATAAACAACAATCCAACTACGAATCACTCCGTGTCTTCGGGTGTCTTTGCTACCCTCACCTACCCACTACTCACAAACTTGCTCCACGCTCTACACCTTGCATCTTTCTCGGATACCCATCCAATCACCGGGGCTACCGCTGTCTTGACCTCACCACTAATCGTGTCATTCTCTCTCATCATGTCACCATCGATGAGACTTCATTTCCCTTTGGTTCCATGACACCCACTCAACCACCATCCTACTATTTCATCGATCCTCCACCCAACCTATTCTCACACTCTTTTCATCTCTCTGGTCATGAACCTGCATCTAACACTCCTCCTCCTGTtacggagacacagcctcctcctcaTAATGAGGCTACAGTACTACTCCTCCCACCTCCtaggagacacagcctcctcctactAAGGCTATCGTCACTACTAGTACTCATACTACctcggagacacagcctcctcctactgaggctacatcCTCTACTACCTCTACTCATCCCATGATCACCCGTGCGTCTGTAGATACTACCAAACCGGTCCAACATCTCAACCTACATACTACTACTATATCCCCAATTCCTCGCACCTATCCCGATGCCCTTAACGAACCAATTTGGAAAGAAGCTATGACTAATGAATACGTTGCTTTAATTAACAAAAGTACTTGGAAACTTGTGCCCCgcccatcggacacgaacatagttcgctccatgtggctatTCAGACACAAGTTTGATACAGATGGTAATTTGAGCAGATACAAGGCTCGACTCGTTGCTAATAGTCGTAGTCAGGAGGTTGGCATTGATTGCGATGAGACTTTCAGCCCGGTTGTCAAATCGACTTCGATACGCACTGTCCTCAGATTAGCGGTTACTAGACATTGGCCAATCCATCAGCTAGATGTTAAAAACGCCGTTCTACATGGTCAGCTATTCGAGACTGTTTATATGCATCAGCCTCCAGGGTTTCGTGACCCTAGATATCCGGATCATGTTTGTTTATTGCAGAAATCTCTATATGGACTTAAACAGGTCCCTCGTGCCTGGTTTCAGTGGTTTGTAGGATATGCTTAGCAGATTGGCTTTCATCAAAGCCGATGTGATACTTCTCTTTTTATTTATCGTCAGGGATCTGACACGGCCTACCTACTTCTATACGTTGATGACATCATATTGACTGCCTCGTCTACAGGTTTACTACAGCAGATTATTTCTTCATTACATCAGAAATTTGCCATGACTGATTTGGGACCATTGAACTATTTTCTTGGCATTCATGCCACTCGCACTTCATCTGGCATGTTCCTCTCACAGCGACAGTATGCCACTGAGATCATTGAGCGGGCTGATATGTCTACCTGTCATCCATGCTGCACTCCAGTTGAACCGGGTGCCAAACTCACCAGTCACCCCTCCGGTTCAGAATCCGACGCTCTATCGGAGCCTCGCCTGAGCCTTACAGAATCTCACTTTTACCAGACCAGACATCTCCTATGCGGTTCAGCAGATCTATCTTTTCATGCATGACCCCCGTGAACAGCACATGCATGCTCTTAAGCAGATTATTTGTTACATTCAGGGTACCATAGAACTTGGCTTACAACTATATGCCTCCTCTCCTACCTCATTAGTTGCATACACTGACGCCGATTGGGCAGGTTGTCCCACCACTAGGGCATTTGTGGCAGCCCGTCTGGAATCATGGCTGGCCGTCCGAAATCATGGCACGCCGTTTAATTGGCCCGTCCATAATCCTGTTACGCCATTTTTTTGGGTGGCAGCCCGTTTAataggtgtaacatcccgcctttttccgttaaatttattttaacaccgtcttttttttagataatatctttcgttatctaaattcgtatcttccgttgactaacgttcttaatataccctttatttaattataacagcactcgtttactctagcgtttttaaaataattcatttggttaattcacgcacccgctttaaacttgagggaccgaagttgccaagtgggcaaactagttgactaggtcaactagccaacccactctttccaccattcattccattttcacctccctcatctctttttcctctctagctcaagaacacactttttaacatcttcaaagaatcatcatctaaaacatttcaaggaagcaaacatcaaaataaattacatattcgtgatcctctcttcatcctcttcaatttggtactaaTTTGACTACTTGAGGTAAGATTTGTAAaagctctagatttctcaaattcattttatagacttgaaatggtgttagttagtgtctatggctcgagtctagcatgaatatgtgatctatttgctcgatcttgttgttttgcataaactagcatgaacacttgaaatggttttgttaaatctttgattttggttgattaaatgttgttagatgtaaaACCTTGTGTGTTAaaggtgttactagcatcattagcttc comes from Rutidosis leptorrhynchoides isolate AG116_Rl617_1_P2 chromosome 4, CSIRO_AGI_Rlap_v1, whole genome shotgun sequence and encodes:
- the LOC139840918 gene encoding uncharacterized protein is translated as MVDLTGRSSSLSQYSIFIMANKYGKIYTVTSISHLIPVRLYLTKLNYAHWKTLFTTHCSGFDVLMFILGTSTVEEKETPEWIKADAVVLTWIFNTISESLLERVLNSEPSSSNAAWTFLEKLFKENKLSKTMELNAEL